The following proteins are co-located in the Aurantiacibacter atlanticus genome:
- a CDS encoding S24 family peptidase — MEHVREELDRLIQQRRLGYSAISRLIGRNSSYIQQFIKRGSPRKLDDDDRRVLASFFGVDEQVLGGPPAPMRDGLIEIPVLNVDASAGFGAIAESETAHTRFGFDERWLAGLTRAKSASLSIIHVRGDSMEPTLSHDDEVLVDASDEGSRLRDGIYVLRADDALVVKRVTLKPGGRKITISSDNSAYPSWDDVDRSEIQIVGRVIWFGRAV, encoded by the coding sequence ATGGAACATGTCAGAGAGGAGCTTGATCGGCTGATCCAACAGCGACGGCTCGGATATTCGGCTATCTCGAGGTTGATCGGACGCAACTCGTCCTACATCCAGCAATTCATCAAACGCGGCTCACCGCGCAAACTCGACGACGATGACAGGCGCGTCCTCGCGAGCTTCTTCGGTGTAGACGAGCAAGTCCTGGGCGGCCCGCCAGCTCCGATGCGCGACGGGTTGATCGAGATCCCGGTGCTGAATGTCGATGCGTCGGCTGGCTTTGGAGCGATCGCCGAGAGCGAAACGGCGCATACCCGGTTCGGCTTCGATGAGCGCTGGCTCGCTGGGCTGACACGGGCGAAAAGCGCCAGCCTCTCGATCATTCATGTTCGCGGCGATTCCATGGAGCCGACACTGAGCCATGACGATGAAGTGCTGGTCGATGCATCGGATGAGGGTTCACGGCTGCGTGACGGCATCTACGTCTTGCGCGCTGATGATGCGCTAGTGGTTAAACGCGTGACGCTGAAGCCCGGCGGCCGCAAGATCACCATCAGCAGCGACAATTCGGCCTATCCGAGCTGGGATGATGTCGACAGGTCCGAGATTCAGATCGTGGGGCGGGTTATCTGGTTTGGACGCGCGGTGTAA
- a CDS encoding HNH endonuclease: MKGVFEISGNSRYDDLITERYHFPSQYLSEARRLENDWILYRETRVSGGRMAYIATAFVERIDADEADPTHYYARVRNYLPFDDAVSYRDKDGRFAERFLREMARPGDAGRTLRGKSVRTLDGDDFVAIVKHGLSETLDPENRIRLELDERYIDDVTAGLLAEEFGERRIEQVLLNKKIRSAAFRNHVLDAYDSTCAVTGLRIINGGGKAEAQAAHIWSVADGGPDVVPNGVALSATAHWLFDRHLISFDDNLCLLVSHNKVPSELLTLFPPSGQRIRLPADPRDHPRPDFVAKHRARFAGF; this comes from the coding sequence GTGAAGGGTGTGTTCGAGATCAGCGGCAATTCGCGCTACGACGACCTCATCACCGAGCGGTACCATTTCCCGTCGCAATATCTGTCCGAAGCCAGGCGCCTTGAGAACGATTGGATACTCTACCGCGAGACCCGCGTCTCCGGCGGCCGGATGGCCTATATTGCGACAGCCTTCGTTGAACGGATCGATGCCGACGAAGCCGATCCGACCCACTATTATGCGCGCGTCAGAAACTATCTGCCATTCGATGATGCGGTTTCCTATCGTGACAAGGACGGACGCTTTGCCGAGCGTTTTCTGCGCGAAATGGCACGTCCGGGTGATGCCGGAAGGACGCTGCGCGGCAAATCGGTGAGGACGCTAGATGGCGACGATTTCGTCGCCATCGTCAAGCACGGGCTGAGCGAGACGCTGGACCCGGAGAATCGGATCAGGCTCGAGCTCGATGAGCGGTACATCGACGATGTCACCGCTGGGCTGCTGGCCGAGGAATTCGGGGAACGCCGGATCGAGCAGGTTCTGTTAAACAAGAAGATCCGATCCGCCGCTTTCAGAAATCATGTGCTCGACGCTTATGACAGCACTTGCGCCGTTACTGGTTTGCGGATCATCAATGGCGGCGGGAAAGCGGAAGCACAGGCGGCCCATATCTGGTCTGTTGCTGATGGCGGGCCCGATGTGGTGCCCAACGGCGTGGCGCTCTCAGCAACAGCGCATTGGCTGTTTGATCGCCACCTTATCAGTTTCGACGATAACCTTTGTCTTCTCGTATCGCACAACAAGGTGCCGTCCGAACTACTGACGCTGTTTCCCCCTTCAGGACAGCGGATCAGACTGCCGGCCGATCCACGGGATCATCCCCGCCCCGATTTTGTGGCGAAGCATCGCGCGCGCTTTGCCGGTTTCTGA
- the mobF gene encoding MobF family relaxase — MLSVANVRSPSAAASYFAADNYYTGADADRSGSWVGKGAERLGLQGRVDANQFDALLRGELPGGIQVGNAGQSHRPGTDLTFSLPKSWSLLALVGGDKRIIEAYREAVAQTLQWAENNAAQTRMGGKGGYGKVQTDNLTIGLFQHDTNRKQEPNLHFHAVVANVTQSSDGKWRALRNDKLWSLNTLLNSMTMARFRMSVEAMGYAPGPVGKHGNFEAAGITREQIMAFSSRREEVLNAVRQLGENSPKARDIAVLDTRKSKAPVRDRQGLLEEWQQSAGEVGLDLQAMIEASHMRAAAAANISSKEGSFIQRGMTKLREFAQRIKGDPADPLIPAHVLKQDAPTIAAAQAVASAVRHLSQREAAFPREGLLKAALDFGLPTTVDRVERQVNALVRTGALVRGTGAHAGWLASKEALQLEGTILAAVDQGRSAVAPILEREDAASRVQAVSAINHGITLNSGQEEAANLVLSSRDRIVAIQGVAGAGKSSVMKPVAQLLREEGKQVLGLAVQNTLVQMLERDTGIRSMTIARFLSQWGRLLKEPGNTALVREAKSALGYHVLVLDEASMVSNEDKAKLVRLANLAEVQRLVLVGDRQQLGAVDAGKPFALVQQAGIERANMEVNLRGRDPVLRRAQAAAQQGRIDDALKALEPTTVEAKGDSAIVAAEQWLSLSPAERERTSIYASGRVLRSAVNEAVQQGLKANGELGSRAAKLTVHSRVNATREELRYIGTYRAGMVLNVRSRDSSQKLSKGDYTVKSIDHAKKRVVLEDRKGRQYKFSPSRLRPGASDDRFSLFELKSLDVFEGDKIRWTDNDHKRALFNADQAKIVAVDGKGVRVETSAGNELRLSRRDPMLKRLDLAYALNAHMAQGLTSDRGIAVMDSRERNLANRQTFLVTVTRLRDGLTLVADSAEKLGRAIKANRGEKSSALEVTERLKIAAAKGLAQGKANESASPAKDTPELVKERVKPFEIGI, encoded by the coding sequence ATGCTTTCCGTTGCCAATGTGCGCTCCCCTTCGGCTGCAGCAAGCTATTTTGCAGCCGACAATTACTACACCGGTGCCGATGCAGATCGCTCCGGAAGCTGGGTTGGCAAAGGAGCGGAGCGGCTGGGTCTTCAAGGCCGGGTGGATGCCAACCAGTTTGACGCCCTGCTGCGCGGGGAACTGCCGGGCGGCATCCAGGTCGGCAACGCCGGGCAGTCTCACAGGCCCGGTACCGATCTGACGTTTTCGCTGCCTAAGAGCTGGTCGCTCCTCGCGCTTGTTGGCGGCGATAAGCGGATAATCGAGGCCTACCGCGAGGCAGTAGCCCAGACACTGCAGTGGGCGGAAAACAACGCAGCGCAGACCCGGATGGGTGGCAAGGGAGGCTATGGAAAGGTCCAGACCGACAACCTGACCATCGGCCTCTTCCAGCACGATACCAATCGCAAACAGGAACCCAACCTGCATTTCCACGCGGTGGTGGCGAACGTTACGCAAAGCAGCGATGGAAAATGGCGGGCTCTGCGCAACGATAAGCTCTGGTCGCTGAACACGCTACTAAATTCGATGACGATGGCCCGATTTCGCATGTCGGTGGAGGCTATGGGGTATGCGCCCGGCCCTGTAGGCAAGCACGGGAATTTCGAAGCGGCTGGTATCACACGCGAGCAGATCATGGCATTCTCGTCGCGCCGCGAGGAGGTCCTCAACGCGGTCCGTCAACTTGGCGAGAATTCTCCGAAAGCGCGTGACATCGCCGTACTTGATACAAGGAAAAGCAAGGCACCCGTGAGGGACCGCCAAGGCCTTCTTGAAGAATGGCAGCAAAGCGCAGGGGAGGTCGGGCTCGATCTGCAAGCCATGATCGAAGCATCCCACATGCGTGCCGCCGCAGCCGCCAACATTAGCTCAAAAGAGGGAAGCTTCATTCAGCGTGGGATGACAAAACTGAGAGAATTTGCACAGCGGATCAAAGGCGATCCGGCAGACCCACTGATCCCCGCTCACGTGCTCAAGCAAGATGCGCCTACCATTGCAGCTGCTCAGGCTGTTGCTTCCGCGGTGCGCCACCTCTCGCAGCGCGAGGCAGCTTTTCCCCGTGAAGGATTGCTCAAAGCGGCACTGGATTTCGGGCTGCCAACGACAGTGGATCGGGTCGAAAGGCAGGTTAATGCACTGGTGCGAACGGGCGCGCTTGTGCGGGGTACCGGTGCGCATGCCGGCTGGCTTGCAAGCAAGGAGGCTTTGCAGCTTGAAGGCACAATCCTCGCCGCTGTCGACCAGGGACGCAGCGCAGTAGCCCCAATCCTCGAACGCGAAGACGCGGCTTCTCGCGTTCAGGCAGTGTCAGCGATCAATCATGGGATCACGCTCAATTCGGGCCAAGAAGAGGCAGCCAACCTTGTGCTCTCATCGCGCGACCGGATCGTCGCGATCCAGGGCGTTGCAGGTGCCGGGAAGAGCAGCGTGATGAAGCCGGTTGCACAGCTTCTACGCGAGGAAGGCAAGCAAGTGCTGGGTCTCGCGGTGCAGAATACGCTTGTTCAGATGCTCGAACGCGACACCGGCATTCGCTCGATGACCATCGCTCGTTTCCTGTCGCAATGGGGTCGCCTGTTGAAGGAACCCGGCAACACAGCCTTGGTCCGCGAGGCGAAGAGCGCACTCGGCTACCATGTCCTTGTCCTCGATGAAGCCTCGATGGTCTCCAACGAAGACAAGGCAAAGCTGGTCCGCCTCGCAAACCTCGCTGAAGTCCAAAGACTGGTGCTCGTGGGAGACCGGCAGCAACTTGGCGCGGTCGACGCCGGCAAGCCGTTTGCGCTTGTGCAGCAGGCGGGCATCGAGCGGGCAAATATGGAGGTCAACCTGCGCGGCCGCGACCCGGTCTTGCGGCGTGCCCAGGCAGCGGCTCAGCAAGGCCGTATCGACGACGCGCTGAAGGCGCTCGAACCAACGACAGTTGAGGCCAAAGGCGACAGCGCCATCGTTGCCGCCGAACAATGGCTTTCTCTCAGTCCTGCTGAGCGCGAAAGGACTTCGATCTATGCATCCGGACGCGTATTGCGCTCAGCGGTCAATGAGGCCGTGCAGCAGGGACTGAAGGCCAATGGCGAGCTTGGATCGCGTGCCGCGAAACTGACCGTTCACTCCCGGGTCAATGCCACGCGGGAGGAGCTTCGGTACATAGGCACATATCGGGCAGGCATGGTTCTGAATGTCCGTTCACGCGACAGCAGCCAGAAGCTTTCCAAAGGCGATTACACTGTGAAATCCATCGACCACGCAAAAAAGCGCGTGGTGCTCGAAGACAGGAAGGGACGGCAGTACAAATTCAGTCCTTCGCGTCTCAGACCAGGCGCGAGCGATGACCGATTTTCGCTCTTCGAGCTTAAATCGCTGGACGTCTTTGAGGGCGACAAGATCCGCTGGACCGACAATGATCACAAGCGTGCTCTCTTCAATGCCGATCAAGCGAAGATTGTCGCGGTGGATGGCAAGGGCGTTAGAGTCGAAACCTCGGCAGGCAATGAACTTCGCTTGTCGCGCCGCGACCCCATGTTGAAGCGCCTCGACCTGGCATACGCGCTGAACGCACACATGGCGCAAGGACTGACCTCGGATCGCGGCATCGCAGTGATGGACAGCCGCGAGCGCAATCTGGCCAACCGGCAAACCTTCCTCGTGACTGTTACAAGGCTTCGCGACGGCCTTACGTTGGTCGCTGACAGTGCAGAGAAGCTCGGCCGCGCTATCAAGGCCAACAGAGGAGAAAAGTCTTCGGCTCTCGAGGTGACGGAGCGCCTCAAGATCGCGGCTGCCAAAGGACTTGCACAGGGCAAAGCCAATGAGAGCGCTTCGCCTGCCAAGGATACACCAGAGCTCGTCAAGGAGAGAGTAAAGCCCTTTGAAATCGGCATTTGA
- a CDS encoding type IV secretion system DNA-binding domain-containing protein: MKHNLLNFTRGSQLLGHFAFMFAAGLKGPVIVTALVVLGTCYWEVQTTLTDHQFYLVWMHVYASLYAFMEFDPAKLVNLTLADGDKVGLPFAVVRDFPPMRDAIDAFRTAAKQGLLTSAVLLSPAFVFFWWFAERFGGRSKERKHERGAMLVSLDELEDEIERYNGKYRAEELSRKFGWKWRLASSSALTEAGHYEPAHLAGVSWPWRLEQSHTMLIGTTGTGKTVALTELVTEARERGQRAVIFDLTGAFIEAYYDPARDIILNPIDARCPLWSVFNDCSSEAEFHAAAEALVPHDGGGSEQFWVLAARMLFVEMCLHLSRKGTATNEALAQKLMTADLSEVHKLMRGTMADPLTAPEAARMAESIRAVFNANAKVLKLLPSEGPHFSVRDWVKGDCETGSILFLSARYVDMSISSQLLTLWLDTAMNTLMTLERTQDLRMWFLIDELGALHRLPALEKGLQTARNFGGAIVTGVHAYAKLKEVYGENMAMTLSSLARTKLILATADRETATWCSDFIGHRQVRDMEEGYSYGYNNARDAVSLTPRRQVEPLLLPDQFMNLPRLSAYIKFPDGFPAAPVSLIPRSRDRIAEGFIPREISPVKSGRAPANASATNRKPSLKTDGEHPASNDDGAGKPVDPKQLKLKLPRPDRPVGEARDRPEIDSREQLEAWRQSGEAKPESSAETIVAASPTLPPSAVQTGDDVAASAIAHDQSAAGIDSGDNQNKADPSPQSRSPESGNKPIKPAEKDLREGAVSDPPAKDFGEFEPDM; encoded by the coding sequence ATGAAGCATAACCTCCTTAACTTCACCCGTGGAAGCCAGTTGCTCGGCCACTTTGCCTTCATGTTTGCAGCGGGCTTGAAGGGTCCTGTGATCGTCACCGCACTTGTGGTTCTAGGTACCTGTTACTGGGAGGTGCAAACGACCCTTACCGATCACCAGTTCTACCTGGTCTGGATGCATGTCTATGCCAGCCTTTACGCTTTCATGGAGTTCGATCCAGCCAAGCTCGTCAACCTCACGCTGGCCGACGGAGATAAGGTCGGTCTGCCCTTCGCGGTGGTACGCGATTTCCCGCCGATGCGCGATGCGATTGATGCTTTCCGTACAGCGGCAAAGCAAGGCTTGCTCACGTCGGCTGTCCTTCTCAGTCCGGCTTTTGTGTTCTTCTGGTGGTTCGCTGAACGCTTCGGAGGACGCTCCAAAGAGCGCAAGCACGAGCGCGGTGCCATGCTTGTTTCGCTCGATGAGCTTGAGGACGAAATCGAGCGCTATAACGGCAAGTATCGCGCTGAAGAGCTCAGCCGAAAGTTCGGCTGGAAGTGGCGACTGGCAAGCTCGTCAGCCCTTACTGAGGCCGGCCATTACGAACCCGCGCATCTCGCCGGAGTGAGCTGGCCATGGAGGCTCGAGCAGAGCCACACCATGCTCATCGGCACCACCGGAACCGGCAAGACCGTAGCGCTTACCGAGCTCGTGACTGAGGCCCGCGAACGCGGCCAACGCGCGGTAATCTTCGATCTGACCGGGGCCTTCATCGAGGCCTATTACGATCCGGCACGCGACATCATTCTCAATCCAATCGATGCGCGCTGCCCCTTATGGAGCGTGTTCAACGACTGCTCGAGCGAAGCCGAGTTCCATGCCGCAGCCGAAGCGCTTGTGCCCCATGATGGCGGCGGATCCGAACAGTTCTGGGTGCTTGCAGCGCGCATGTTGTTTGTCGAGATGTGCCTCCATCTCTCCCGTAAAGGAACAGCGACCAATGAGGCGTTGGCGCAGAAATTGATGACGGCGGACCTGTCCGAGGTGCACAAGCTGATGCGCGGCACAATGGCCGATCCGCTCACCGCTCCGGAAGCTGCCCGCATGGCGGAATCGATCCGCGCGGTGTTCAATGCCAATGCCAAAGTGCTCAAGCTTTTGCCTTCGGAGGGGCCGCACTTTTCGGTCCGCGATTGGGTTAAGGGCGATTGCGAGACGGGCTCGATCCTGTTCCTCTCGGCGCGCTATGTCGACATGAGCATTTCCTCGCAACTGCTCACGCTGTGGCTCGATACGGCGATGAACACGCTGATGACGCTCGAGCGCACTCAGGACCTCAGGATGTGGTTCCTGATCGACGAACTCGGTGCTCTCCACCGCTTGCCGGCACTCGAAAAAGGCCTGCAGACCGCGCGCAATTTTGGCGGGGCGATCGTCACCGGCGTGCATGCTTATGCCAAGCTCAAGGAAGTTTACGGCGAGAACATGGCCATGACGTTGTCCTCCCTCGCGCGGACCAAGCTCATCCTGGCAACAGCCGATCGCGAGACGGCGACATGGTGCTCCGATTTCATCGGTCACCGGCAGGTGCGGGACATGGAAGAGGGCTACAGCTACGGGTATAACAATGCCCGCGACGCGGTCAGCCTGACGCCCAGACGGCAGGTTGAACCCTTGCTCCTGCCAGACCAGTTCATGAACCTTCCGCGGCTGTCGGCCTACATCAAGTTTCCCGATGGTTTCCCTGCCGCGCCGGTATCGCTCATACCCCGCTCGCGCGACCGGATCGCTGAGGGTTTCATCCCTCGCGAGATATCGCCCGTTAAGAGTGGAAGGGCCCCAGCCAACGCTTCAGCGACCAATCGAAAGCCCAGCCTTAAAACGGACGGTGAGCATCCTGCCTCCAACGATGACGGCGCTGGCAAGCCTGTCGATCCAAAGCAACTCAAGCTGAAGCTGCCGAGACCAGATAGGCCCGTCGGTGAGGCGCGGGATCGTCCGGAAATCGACTCTCGTGAGCAGTTGGAGGCGTGGAGACAGTCCGGTGAGGCCAAACCTGAATCCAGCGCCGAAACTATCGTTGCTGCGTCGCCAACGCTGCCGCCCTCTGCCGTGCAAACGGGTGATGATGTGGCGGCCTCGGCTATCGCACACGACCAGAGTGCAGCCGGCATTGATAGCGGTGATAACCAGAACAAGGCCGATCCCTCGCCTCAGAGCAGATCTCCGGAGAGTGGAAACAAGCCTATTAAGCCCGCTGAAAAGGACCTGCGTGAGGGGGCAGTAAGCGATCCTCCTGCGAAGGATTTCGGAGAGTTCGAGCCTGACATGTGA
- a CDS encoding DUF6437 family protein: protein MPRNRSAIAALQKLEADREALDAKQRELEAQAAKELGQIILGTGLETFSKKGLKQVAEALGKLGETAAIAKLAERSAGRTSTASPGTE from the coding sequence ATGCCCCGAAACAGGAGCGCGATTGCAGCCCTGCAGAAGCTCGAAGCGGATCGCGAGGCGCTTGACGCCAAACAGCGAGAGCTTGAGGCGCAAGCTGCAAAAGAACTCGGGCAAATCATCCTTGGAACCGGCCTTGAGACGTTCTCAAAGAAGGGATTGAAGCAGGTCGCCGAGGCGCTTGGAAAGCTCGGCGAAACAGCTGCAATTGCGAAGCTGGCGGAGCGCAGTGCAGGACGCACTTCGACTGCCTCACCGGGCACCGAGTAA
- a CDS encoding single-stranded DNA-binding protein gives MTNLVILTGRIARDPETRETKGGTSVTGITVVTDRPARDKDGKTYKDENGYTAKDSEFHRVTCFNGLAKTVGEYCSKGQLVSVQGRLHYTQWEDEDGIKRYGCEILADKVDFLSRATGSDNQDAPPID, from the coding sequence ATGACCAATCTCGTTATCCTCACCGGCCGCATCGCCCGCGATCCCGAGACCCGCGAAACCAAGGGCGGGACCAGCGTTACTGGCATCACCGTGGTTACCGACCGCCCAGCGCGGGACAAGGACGGCAAAACTTATAAAGATGAGAACGGCTACACCGCCAAGGACAGCGAATTCCACCGGGTTACCTGCTTCAATGGCCTCGCCAAAACCGTTGGCGAATACTGCTCGAAGGGCCAGCTGGTATCGGTTCAGGGCCGCCTCCACTACACCCAGTGGGAAGATGAAGACGGCATCAAGCGGTACGGCTGCGAGATCCTTGCCGATAAGGTTGACTTCCTCTCGCGCGCGACTGGCAGCGACAACCAGGACGCTCCCCCGATCGACTGA
- a CDS encoding DUF2493 domain-containing protein produces the protein MYDTFIDHLAGLDLSGFSIKPAPFTQTDLPCDEAINQTLAGAWSDLFAMFADTALEADAEDIAWGFVNLFHRAASRKSSRLDRASDEIRALLASADGSEIHSSNLDEQVARAQAAEASMIAFEQMRETAAALYLDEIGSSWKPMSGSRPNHSAKITSAVVDARDFLRTRAERRRAAHSPEGTPIVFAGGRSSFATTDEAKAFAETVWATLDKVYDQVPDMLIVHGGDSKGVDRLAASWAERRDIQQLVFSLDRRLGARAGFKRNEQMLSLKPRYVIAFPGNGVLERLVIEAKAQRITVVDRRCPTGG, from the coding sequence ATGTATGACACCTTCATTGACCACCTTGCAGGCCTTGACCTGTCAGGCTTCAGCATCAAGCCCGCGCCATTTACCCAGACCGATTTACCCTGTGACGAAGCAATCAATCAGACGCTTGCCGGAGCCTGGTCAGACCTCTTTGCGATGTTTGCAGACACCGCCCTTGAGGCCGATGCCGAGGATATCGCCTGGGGTTTCGTCAATCTTTTCCATCGCGCAGCCAGCCGCAAATCGTCCCGGCTCGACCGCGCGAGTGACGAGATCCGCGCCTTGCTTGCCTCCGCCGATGGATCGGAAATCCACTCGAGCAATCTCGACGAGCAGGTTGCACGTGCGCAGGCGGCAGAAGCCAGCATGATCGCTTTTGAACAGATGCGGGAAACAGCGGCTGCATTGTACCTCGACGAGATTGGGTCCTCATGGAAGCCCATGTCTGGCTCCCGGCCGAACCACTCCGCCAAGATCACATCAGCCGTTGTTGATGCCCGCGATTTTCTACGCACCCGCGCCGAACGGCGCCGAGCCGCTCACTCACCCGAAGGCACGCCAATCGTTTTTGCAGGCGGTCGATCATCCTTTGCAACCACCGACGAGGCCAAGGCTTTCGCTGAAACCGTCTGGGCAACCCTCGACAAGGTCTACGATCAAGTTCCCGACATGCTTATTGTCCATGGCGGCGACAGCAAGGGTGTTGATCGGCTCGCAGCGAGCTGGGCCGAGCGACGCGATATCCAGCAACTGGTGTTTTCCCTCGACAGGCGTCTCGGTGCCCGCGCTGGCTTCAAGCGCAATGAGCAGATGCTGAGCTTGAAGCCCCGCTACGTAATTGCGTTTCCGGGCAATGGTGTACTCGAGCGTCTGGTCATCGAGGCCAAGGCTCAGCGGATTACAGTGGTCGATCGCCGGTGCCCCACTGGCGGTTGA
- a CDS encoding ArdC family protein, with the protein MPKFKRSASSQSPAQRITATIIEKLEQGTKPWVKPWRGLPVSRPLRACGTPYQGMNTFWLWMIADASGYSSPYWMTYRQCHKLGGQVRKGEKSTIAIFYKTYEKEVEGPSGQDDTETRRVLKAYSVFNADQCDGLPQMYYPQPLLAPVKPEGRQERLDCFFGSIGADLRHHGCEAYYEPVRDRVTMPPSDLFDAYEQYYATLAHELSHWTGHSSRLDRDLKNRFGSEAYAAEELVAELSSAILGAELGLPVTHLDHHASYIASWLKLLRSDDRAILTAAAKAEEAASLLMRLGGLDERQSSEDDNDLEQAA; encoded by the coding sequence ATGCCGAAATTCAAGCGCTCAGCCTCGTCGCAGTCTCCCGCACAGCGGATAACAGCCACAATCATCGAGAAGCTCGAACAGGGCACCAAGCCCTGGGTCAAGCCATGGCGAGGACTACCAGTCTCCCGCCCTCTTCGTGCGTGTGGAACGCCCTATCAGGGCATGAACACCTTCTGGCTTTGGATGATCGCTGATGCATCTGGCTATTCCTCACCTTATTGGATGACATATCGCCAATGCCACAAGCTTGGCGGGCAGGTTCGCAAAGGCGAGAAGTCGACCATCGCGATCTTCTACAAGACCTACGAAAAGGAGGTCGAAGGTCCCAGCGGCCAAGATGACACTGAAACGCGCCGCGTCCTTAAGGCTTACTCCGTTTTTAATGCCGATCAGTGCGATGGCCTGCCGCAAATGTACTATCCGCAACCGCTGCTCGCGCCCGTAAAGCCGGAAGGACGGCAGGAAAGGCTCGATTGCTTCTTCGGGTCTATCGGGGCTGATCTTCGCCACCACGGCTGCGAAGCCTACTACGAGCCGGTTCGTGATCGGGTCACAATGCCGCCAAGCGACCTCTTCGACGCATACGAGCAGTACTATGCAACGCTTGCACATGAGCTTTCGCATTGGACGGGGCACTCGTCGCGGCTCGATCGCGATCTGAAGAACCGCTTTGGCAGCGAGGCTTATGCAGCCGAAGAACTCGTAGCCGAACTGTCCTCGGCAATTCTCGGCGCAGAACTTGGTCTTCCCGTGACTCACCTCGACCATCACGCGAGCTACATTGCGTCTTGGCTGAAGTTGTTGAGGTCCGACGACAGGGCAATCCTGACAGCCGCAGCAAAGGCCGAGGAAGCGGCAAGCTTGCTGATGCGCCTTGGCGGTCTGGATGAGCGCCAGTCGTCCGAAGACGACAACGATCTCGAACAGGCAGCTTGA